The DNA window CGTGGACGCAGGTGAACGACAACCGGCAGCACCTACAGCGCGCGTGGTACTACACTCACATTTACGCCCATCCCACCGATCCGAACACGGTCTACTCGCTCAACACCCGCTTCTACGAGTCCACCGACGGGGGCGAAACGTTCGATTCGTACGGCGTGCCGCATGGGGACGAGCACGACCTCTGGATCAATCCGAAGCACCCGGAGCACATGGTGCTTGGCAACGATGGTGGCGCACAGGTGACCGTGGATGGCGCGGAAACGTGGTCTACGATGTACAACCAGCCCACCGCCGAAATCTACAGCGTGACGGTCGACGACGCGTTTCCGTATCACGTCTATGGTCCGCAGCAGGACAATTCCACGATCCGCCTGCCTGCCTGGGGAGAGGGGAGCATCCATCCGAAGCGCAACTGGCGATCCGTGGGGGGATGTGAGACGGGTCCTGTGGCCCTGCACCCCGATCGGCCCTGGCTTCTCTACAGCGGGTGTTACGGGGGACATCTGTCGCGGGTGAACAGGCGCACGGAGCAGACGCGCAACGTGATGGTGTACCCGCAGCTCCAGCTGGGGCAGGCCCCGCGCACCCTCCGCGAGCGATTTCAGTGGAACGCCCCGATCGAAATCTCGCCCCACGATCCGGACGTCGTGTATCACGCGTCCCACCGCGTCTGGCGGTCTACCGACCGGGGCATGTCGTGGAGTCGCATTTCGGGCGATCTGACGACCGACACGGACGCGCACCAGGACTTTGCTGGGGAGCCGATTACGAAGGACAACACGGGGGTGGAGGTCTTCAACACCATCTTTTCGCTGCAGGTGAGTCCGCACGCCGCCGAAACCCTGTGGGCTGGGACCGACGACGGGCGCGTTTGGCTCTCACGGGACAAGGGGGGGAACTGGAACGAGATTACTCCCGACAATCTGCCCCAGTACGGCACGGTGCAGCGCATCGAGATCTCGCCGCACGATCCGGGGACGGCCTACATCGCGGTGCACCGCTACCGGCTCGACGACTGGCAGCCTTACGTTTTTCGGACCACGAACTACGGCGAGTCGTGGACGCGTATCGCAACCGGCAATCGCGGCCTTCCCGCCGACTCGCCGGTGTGGGTGGTGCGCGAGGATCCAGAGCGCGAGGGCCTGCTGTACGCTGGCACCGAGTTCGGCCTCTACGTTTCCTTCAACGACGGTCAGGACTGGCAGTCGCTGCAACAGAATCTGCCGGTGAGCCGCGTGCCCGACCTGAAGGTCAAGGACAATGACCTCGTCGTGGCCACGCACGGCCGTTCCTTTTGGATTCTCGACGATCTTGAGCCCCTTCGTCAGCTGGCCGACCGGGCGGCCGACGCCGAGATGCACTTGTATTCGCCTCCGGCGGCGCATCTCGTGTCGCCTGCGGGCGCCGACGAGCCCGACCCGGAGGACCGGGAGCCGGCCGGAAAGCCGGGCGGGGCGACGCTCGATTACACCTTCGCCGAAACGCCGGACACCACCGTTACGCTCGATGTGCTCGACTCGGCCGGAAATGTGGTACGGCACTTTACCAGCGACTCCGCCGCGGCTGAAGAGTCCGACCACCGGATTCTCCCCGCTGAGGAGGGCCATAATCGGGTGCAGTGGTCCCTCCGAACGAATGGGGTAGAGGACGTAGACGACGCCATCGTATGGGGGTACACCGGCGGGCCCAAGGTGCCGC is part of the Salinibacter sp. 10B genome and encodes:
- a CDS encoding glycosyl hydrolase is translated as MRRFRFLLGSVFLLGVVTVIGVLAPDSAYGQSDDEHVVYQPTHFDDLEYRMIGPYRGGRVTAVTGIADQPSTYFMGTTGGGVWKTTNDGQDWHNISDGEFDVASIGGIDVANSDPNVIYVGTGSACMRGNIQTGRGVYKSTDGGNSWSFMGLPDAGLIGKVAVHPKDADVAYVAAVGHPFGDNEQRGVFRTTDGGENWEKVLYISDSTGVVDLALNPNNPREIYAGAWSGQRTPWTMVSGSKEGGIYKSTDGGDNWTELTNGLPQGVVGKTSVTVSPAQSSRVWALIEAPEPKGGLYRSDDHGETWTQVNDNRQHLQRAWYYTHIYAHPTDPNTVYSLNTRFYESTDGGETFDSYGVPHGDEHDLWINPKHPEHMVLGNDGGAQVTVDGAETWSTMYNQPTAEIYSVTVDDAFPYHVYGPQQDNSTIRLPAWGEGSIHPKRNWRSVGGCETGPVALHPDRPWLLYSGCYGGHLSRVNRRTEQTRNVMVYPQLQLGQAPRTLRERFQWNAPIEISPHDPDVVYHASHRVWRSTDRGMSWSRISGDLTTDTDAHQDFAGEPITKDNTGVEVFNTIFSLQVSPHAAETLWAGTDDGRVWLSRDKGGNWNEITPDNLPQYGTVQRIEISPHDPGTAYIAVHRYRLDDWQPYVFRTTNYGESWTRIATGNRGLPADSPVWVVREDPEREGLLYAGTEFGLYVSFNDGQDWQSLQQNLPVSRVPDLKVKDNDLVVATHGRSFWILDDLEPLRQLADRAADAEMHLYSPPAAHLVSPAGADEPDPEDREPAGKPGGATLDYTFAETPDTTVTLDVLDSAGNVVRHFTSDSAAAEESDHRILPAEEGHNRVQWSLRTNGVEDVDDAIVWGYTGGPKVPPGTYTARLARAAGDTLTQSFEVRMDPRLNDVTRADLQAQYDLATEIRDSTTAVYDAIRTIRSVREQVRSVAEHANDAGHEGLTAQADSITQELTSIEQTLMQTRNESHQDPLNFPPQLDNQYAYLYGFVVGPDGPPTESARERFRDLNEQWRTLRDRLQTVLDTEVPQFNEQVRALQSDPVFVPTR